A stretch of Lactiplantibacillus brownii DNA encodes these proteins:
- a CDS encoding DUF58 domain-containing protein: MMWLKSSGHNIATLLVAGLLVGYALSFNNATGWALATITLGLVLLSLLSLLPRLSRIPVQVQLSPTPQGDLLTFQLAKNWRTENVTLQRQQPNGQLHFNPDRQRFETPIGLPRGIYTTVDVILTKTDPLHLFIKRRRRTLPTLLIVPPQPNDPLAQALFLQLRPWLKPDQAMSSTSPGMVTRDFRPYQPGDPSNQIDWKLSAKQQQPMLRVLDSDDPSAWCWLFFTTTTSQLENHLAAFYSFCQLTSDLPAQVYLIGTTQQLVTGQASDAFASYQPYAGQTVPITMIQRQQVILFGDDGPLSQALLAELRQHNSFVKAIQWPKGGANHANTL; this comes from the coding sequence ATGATGTGGCTAAAGTCCAGCGGTCACAATATCGCAACCCTACTAGTAGCCGGATTGCTAGTGGGTTACGCCCTTAGCTTTAATAATGCGACTGGCTGGGCGCTGGCTACGATTACACTGGGATTAGTCCTATTGAGTCTATTGAGCTTATTGCCGCGGCTGTCGCGAATACCAGTGCAAGTTCAATTAAGTCCGACACCCCAGGGTGATTTGTTAACTTTCCAGCTTGCAAAAAACTGGCGCACCGAAAATGTCACACTGCAACGACAACAGCCCAACGGTCAGTTACATTTCAATCCTGACCGCCAGCGTTTTGAGACCCCCATCGGCCTACCACGTGGTATCTATACAACCGTTGACGTGATTTTAACCAAAACTGATCCGCTGCACTTGTTCATTAAACGACGTCGACGAACCTTACCGACCTTATTAATCGTGCCGCCACAGCCCAACGATCCACTGGCACAAGCCCTATTTCTCCAGTTGCGGCCTTGGTTAAAACCAGATCAAGCTATGTCATCAACCAGTCCCGGCATGGTCACGCGTGATTTTCGGCCTTATCAACCTGGCGATCCTAGTAATCAAATTGATTGGAAACTTTCAGCGAAGCAGCAACAACCCATGTTACGAGTCTTGGATTCAGATGACCCTTCAGCTTGGTGTTGGCTCTTTTTCACGACAACGACGTCCCAGTTGGAAAATCATTTGGCGGCCTTTTATAGTTTCTGTCAACTCACCAGCGACCTACCAGCCCAAGTCTATTTGATTGGCACAACTCAACAATTAGTAACTGGTCAAGCCTCAGATGCCTTTGCCAGCTACCAACCATATGCCGGCCAAACGGTCCCAATCACGATGATTCAACGGCAACAGGTCATTTTATTTGGCGATGATGGTCCATTATCACAAGCGTTATTGGCTGAACTTCGTCAGCACAATTCATTTGTTAAGGCCATCCAGTGGCCCAAGGGAGGTGCCAATCATGCCAACACGCTTTGA
- a CDS encoding transglutaminase family protein, whose protein sequence is MPTRFESLLTALLHTGLLTIPLLTYTTVNDFQQPWLILVFLATINTLILLGTWWPRLDLIWISLILVSFIGSCYVSTPLNQTLSLTWANRFIAKLSQQTSAFQASRSTQMMPVLLSMVLIMALVIALTLLTVRWQQPFLSILISVGYLLAVAIFATRNEVLPLTGVSALTGLLLVVHYQSRWTWTNLIYVSLLLVIVGAGATVNTWGQQPLKRLAQQTLTWRNTLSSRGFYNFLEKSAAAKKTGFSEDTATLGGSIQDDNQVAFRVIASQSHYWRVDTRDTYSGQGWEVEKDTQIKRKPTWTSSGYTQSPTAATQTVQLTFPKTMTYVPISYGQTTWRVSQAQQKRHGIGYASQRGRLYVNLGKTPLTKITYQLQTQQYTAAQLKAATGDPNAELDDSYTTLPDELPKRVKTLSQKLTQTAPTQYAKVQALMTYLKQDNRFEYTKIDTPTTPKGRDYVDYFLFTSRRGYCDNFSTSLVVMLRELNIPARWAQGFNGGTRGQATKSGRYHYSILNSNAHSWAEVYFAGIGWVPFDPTPGYQNPGVKKNAAKATTNQDNRAFSTSSSSTSSSFSSQSSVASSHQSASESTHTTTQKAPQTLPRWLWSVLLISLLICGLVSGWLARYRLWLVLITWRIRRHWRTTTTQYQQLQHWFERQYPRQPSTTLTNYATQVEAHWPQLAGQFSVVTQQVLQQSFGQTPVTTLSANLLALIQTLQKNPKPIAP, encoded by the coding sequence ATGCCAACACGCTTTGAATCGCTACTCACAGCGTTGTTGCATACTGGCTTATTGACCATCCCATTATTGACTTATACGACTGTCAATGATTTTCAACAGCCGTGGCTTATACTGGTATTTTTAGCCACAATCAACACGTTAATCCTGCTGGGAACTTGGTGGCCACGCTTGGATCTCATTTGGATCAGCCTCATCCTAGTCAGCTTTATTGGTAGTTGTTATGTCAGTACGCCATTAAATCAGACCTTGTCTCTAACCTGGGCCAATCGTTTTATTGCCAAATTAAGCCAACAAACGAGTGCCTTTCAGGCGTCCCGGAGTACCCAAATGATGCCAGTCTTACTGAGCATGGTCCTCATCATGGCGCTCGTCATTGCGCTCACCCTTTTAACGGTGCGCTGGCAACAGCCTTTTCTGAGCATACTAATTAGTGTGGGCTATTTGTTGGCGGTTGCAATCTTCGCCACTCGCAATGAAGTCCTCCCGTTGACTGGAGTCAGCGCACTGACGGGATTGCTGCTCGTCGTCCACTATCAATCACGTTGGACTTGGACAAACCTGATTTACGTCAGCCTGTTACTCGTCATTGTCGGCGCCGGTGCCACCGTCAACACCTGGGGCCAGCAGCCACTTAAACGCCTGGCACAGCAAACCTTGACTTGGCGGAACACCCTTAGCAGCCGGGGTTTTTATAACTTTCTTGAAAAATCAGCCGCAGCAAAAAAGACCGGTTTCTCAGAAGATACGGCCACGCTGGGTGGTTCCATTCAAGATGACAATCAGGTCGCCTTTCGCGTAATTGCCAGTCAGAGTCACTATTGGCGGGTCGATACACGTGATACCTACTCAGGCCAAGGCTGGGAAGTTGAAAAAGACACACAGATCAAACGTAAACCGACGTGGACAAGTTCTGGCTACACCCAATCACCAACGGCTGCCACACAAACCGTTCAACTGACTTTTCCCAAAACAATGACCTATGTCCCAATTAGTTATGGTCAGACCACTTGGCGGGTCAGCCAGGCCCAACAAAAACGGCACGGCATTGGTTATGCTAGTCAGCGTGGCCGTCTCTACGTTAATTTAGGCAAAACGCCCTTAACTAAAATCACCTATCAGTTGCAAACACAACAATACACCGCCGCCCAACTCAAGGCAGCGACGGGTGACCCTAACGCCGAACTTGACGACTCATACACCACACTACCAGATGAGCTACCGAAACGGGTTAAAACACTGAGTCAAAAATTAACGCAAACAGCCCCAACACAGTACGCCAAGGTGCAAGCTTTGATGACCTATTTAAAACAAGACAATCGTTTTGAATACACTAAGATCGATACCCCGACGACGCCAAAAGGTCGCGACTATGTCGATTACTTTTTATTCACGAGCCGACGTGGCTATTGCGACAACTTTTCCACGTCACTCGTCGTCATGCTCCGCGAGCTCAATATTCCTGCACGTTGGGCGCAAGGCTTCAATGGTGGAACTCGCGGTCAAGCGACGAAAAGTGGCCGCTACCATTATTCAATTCTGAATTCTAACGCGCATTCCTGGGCCGAAGTTTATTTTGCCGGTATCGGTTGGGTGCCTTTCGATCCAACACCCGGTTATCAGAATCCAGGCGTCAAAAAAAACGCTGCTAAAGCAACAACCAACCAGGACAACCGGGCTTTCTCAACAAGCAGTTCCAGCACAAGTTCCAGTTTCAGTAGCCAAAGCAGTGTTGCCAGCAGTCATCAATCTGCCAGCGAATCGACCCACACCACGACGCAAAAGGCCCCTCAAACCCTGCCAAGATGGCTCTGGAGTGTTTTACTGATCAGCTTACTGATTTGTGGACTCGTCAGTGGTTGGCTCGCGCGTTACCGCTTATGGCTTGTCCTCATTACTTGGCGTATTCGCCGACATTGGAGGACCACAACGACCCAGTATCAACAATTACAACATTGGTTTGAACGACAATACCCTCGTCAACCCAGCACCACTTTGACCAATTACGCGACCCAAGTGGAAGCCCATTGGCCACAACTTGCAGGACAATTCAGCGTGGTCACGCAACAAGTTTTGCAACAAAGTTTTGGACAAACACCGGTCACCACGCTCAGCGCTAATCTATTGGCGCTCATCCAGACCTTACAAAAGAATCCAAAGCCAATCGCGCCTTAA